The following coding sequences are from one Veillonella rodentium window:
- the queF gene encoding preQ(1) synthase, giving the protein MASGRSEQELQGVTMLGHQTDYPTDYAPQVLEAFENKHPDNDYFVKFNCPEFTSLCPMTGQPDFATIYISYVPDKRMVESKSLKLYLFSFRNHGDFHEDCINIIMKDLVKLMDPKYIEVWGKFTPRGGLSIDPYANYGKPGSEWEKTAKERLHFHDMQPERVAYR; this is encoded by the coding sequence ATGGCATCCGGCAGATCTGAACAAGAGTTACAAGGCGTAACGATGCTAGGTCATCAAACCGATTATCCTACTGATTATGCACCGCAGGTGTTGGAAGCGTTTGAAAATAAACATCCTGACAATGATTATTTCGTTAAGTTTAATTGCCCGGAGTTCACCAGCTTGTGTCCTATGACGGGACAGCCTGACTTTGCGACCATATATATATCCTATGTACCCGACAAGCGCATGGTTGAGTCCAAGTCTCTCAAGTTATATCTGTTCAGCTTTCGTAATCATGGGGACTTTCACGAGGATTGTATCAATATTATCATGAAAGATCTCGTGAAGCTGATGGATCCGAAGTATATCGAGGTTTGGGGAAAGTTCACGCCACGCGGCGGTTTATCCATCGATCCGTATGCGAATTATGGAAAGCCCGGGTCGGAGTGGGAAAAGACGGCAAAGGAGCGTCTCCATTTTCACGATATGCAGCCTGAGCGCGTAGCGTACCGATAA
- a CDS encoding ammonium transporter — protein sequence MVTMIDTGNTAWVLLCAALVFFMTPGLALFYGGMARSKNVLGTIMQSFFLLGIISVEFVLIGYTLIFGDDIYGIIGGFDKIGLAGADSSVLPATNIPEFAFVAFQCMFAVLTPAIMSGSVTGRMRFVPFVIFALLWSVLIYNPMAHWIWGGGFLSELGALDFAGGLVIHVLSGVSGLTLCFLLGRRRGYGRMPMLPHHLPMTVLGASILWFGWFGFNAGSALGVGPLAADAMLTTQVAAAVGIVGWVLVEKLHRGKPTVLGAASGAVSGLVAITPAAGFITPMAAIPIGVIGAICCYVAVAVVKNRFGYDDSFDAFGIHGIGGTWGAVATGLWATVTVNPDGADGLFYGGSLLGPQLISLIIAYVFAVAGTFVIFKIVSFCMDMRVSISSESLGIDISEHGEGAYNQSEFKSSGRFITTGESSPL from the coding sequence ATGGTCACTATGATTGATACGGGCAATACAGCGTGGGTTTTACTGTGTGCAGCCTTAGTTTTTTTTATGACCCCAGGTCTGGCGCTGTTTTATGGCGGGATGGCGCGCAGTAAAAATGTACTCGGTACTATTATGCAGAGCTTCTTTCTGTTGGGTATTATTTCCGTAGAATTCGTACTCATCGGATATACATTGATTTTCGGTGACGATATATACGGCATTATAGGCGGTTTTGATAAAATAGGACTTGCCGGAGCGGATTCGTCCGTATTGCCGGCAACGAATATTCCCGAATTCGCTTTCGTGGCATTCCAATGTATGTTTGCGGTCCTTACACCGGCCATTATGAGCGGCTCCGTTACGGGGCGCATGCGGTTTGTGCCGTTTGTAATCTTCGCTCTCCTGTGGTCCGTCCTTATTTATAATCCCATGGCGCATTGGATTTGGGGCGGCGGTTTTTTAAGTGAATTGGGGGCTTTGGATTTTGCCGGAGGTCTTGTTATTCATGTGTTGTCCGGTGTATCCGGACTGACATTGTGTTTCTTATTGGGGCGCCGTCGGGGGTACGGACGTATGCCGATGTTGCCTCATCATTTACCCATGACCGTGCTCGGCGCATCTATTCTGTGGTTCGGCTGGTTCGGGTTTAATGCCGGATCCGCTTTGGGGGTAGGACCTTTGGCGGCCGATGCGATGCTTACGACTCAGGTGGCGGCGGCCGTCGGGATTGTAGGCTGGGTGCTTGTGGAAAAATTGCATCGCGGTAAACCGACTGTGCTCGGCGCCGCATCCGGCGCCGTATCGGGACTGGTGGCCATTACGCCGGCGGCGGGTTTTATAACACCGATGGCCGCTATTCCTATCGGTGTTATCGGGGCCATCTGTTGTTATGTGGCTGTGGCTGTCGTTAAGAATCGTTTCGGTTATGACGATTCTTTTGATGCTTTCGGTATTCACGGTATCGGCGGTACATGGGGAGCTGTCGCAACAGGCTTATGGGCGACGGTTACAGTTAATCCTGACGGAGCGGACGGACTTTTTTACGGCGGTTCCTTATTGGGACCTCAACTGATATCCCTGATTATTGCGTATGTGTTTGCTGTGGCGGGAACATTTGTCATATTCAAAATCGTCAGCTTCTGCATGGATATGCGCGTCAGCATCAGTTCCGAATCCTTGGGAATCGATATCAGTGAACATGGTGAAGGGGCGTATAATCAATCTGAATTCAAGAGCAGCGGACGGTTTATTACCACCGGAGAAAGTTCTCCGTTATAA
- the hisH gene encoding imidazole glycerol phosphate synthase subunit HisH — MIAIIDYDAGNTFNVQKALAYIGLDAVLTADADTIVQADGVILPGVGAYAAAMTVLKERGLVEPLLEVVKRNIPLLGICLGMQLLFDESEEYGPTPGLGIIPGVVKAIPRDTGLRVPHMGWNQNTVHHRESAFRGIDGQYTYFVHSYYVDTDPKYITSTADYGMAVPGIVECGSVYGMQFHPEKSGAVGLDLLRTFGNITKLIQ; from the coding sequence ATGATTGCCATAATTGATTATGATGCGGGAAATACATTCAACGTTCAAAAGGCGTTGGCCTATATCGGTCTTGACGCGGTATTGACGGCCGATGCCGATACAATCGTACAGGCGGACGGTGTCATTCTGCCCGGCGTGGGCGCTTATGCGGCGGCCATGACCGTGTTGAAGGAACGAGGCCTTGTCGAGCCGCTTTTAGAGGTGGTAAAACGAAATATTCCGCTCCTCGGTATCTGCCTCGGCATGCAGCTTTTGTTTGACGAATCGGAGGAATACGGACCTACGCCGGGTCTTGGAATCATTCCGGGCGTTGTGAAAGCCATCCCTAGAGATACGGGGCTTCGCGTTCCTCATATGGGATGGAATCAGAATACGGTGCATCATCGGGAGAGTGCTTTCAGGGGCATCGATGGACAGTATACGTATTTTGTTCATTCATACTATGTGGATACCGACCCAAAATACATTACGTCTACCGCCGATTACGGCATGGCCGTGCCGGGGATTGTCGAGTGCGGTTCGGTATACGGTATGCAATTTCATCCGGAGAAGAGCGGAGCCGTAGGACTCGATTTACTTCGCACATTTGGTAACATTACGAAGTTGATACAATAG
- a CDS encoding copper amine oxidase N-terminal domain-containing protein, translated as MKLKQLILSSIALGTLAFTSGIMQPAQAAVGTEKSATTQNIESSATTQTPTPATKQNIGTPAATQAPATRQNTETPAATPAPTPTSMQNTEKSAAVTTQHRINVDDKVLEPTANKANVIYVEGQPLVALRQVSEALGYKVSWDAPTKTALIDTTVATLAVQPDSKQILRKGKLQNINLDTSESLLPAARIVDGTLYVSPQAFKLLLNDVSITKDEIYIAPQRSQSIDNPAQSGQQNGVDTFLPPEEDKVIPYEEDTSATKEKKPLVTVKRTNTKADTSKTDTAKSDTDDTKNTVNTKKTANTKTSGDQRSNGLSR; from the coding sequence ATGAAATTAAAACAACTTATTTTATCAAGTATAGCCTTAGGGACTCTTGCTTTCACGAGCGGTATCATGCAGCCTGCACAAGCGGCGGTCGGTACGGAAAAATCTGCTACAACGCAAAACATTGAATCATCTGCAACTACACAAACACCGACACCTGCAACGAAACAAAATATAGGAACACCTGCAGCTACACAAGCACCTGCAACAAGACAAAATACGGAAACGCCTGCAGCTACGCCGGCACCAACGCCAACATCGATGCAGAATACAGAAAAATCCGCAGCGGTAACGACACAACATCGTATCAATGTGGATGACAAGGTATTGGAACCGACAGCTAATAAGGCCAACGTCATTTATGTTGAAGGTCAACCTCTCGTGGCGTTGCGTCAAGTGTCTGAAGCTTTAGGATACAAGGTATCCTGGGATGCGCCTACTAAAACGGCATTAATCGATACGACCGTCGCAACTCTAGCGGTACAACCGGATTCCAAGCAAATACTACGAAAAGGTAAATTGCAAAACATCAACCTCGACACATCTGAATCCTTGCTGCCTGCTGCGCGTATAGTAGACGGAACACTTTACGTGAGCCCGCAAGCGTTCAAATTATTGCTGAATGATGTGAGTATAACAAAAGATGAAATTTATATCGCGCCTCAACGCTCTCAATCCATCGATAATCCGGCACAAAGCGGCCAGCAGAACGGTGTAGATACGTTCTTGCCGCCTGAAGAGGACAAAGTGATACCGTACGAAGAGGATACATCCGCTACTAAAGAAAAGAAACCTCTTGTAACGGTAAAACGGACTAATACGAAAGCGGATACATCTAAAACAGATACAGCTAAATCAGACACAGACGATACGAAAAATACAGTAAATACGAAAAAAACAGCAAACACAAAGACTTCCGGGGATCAACGATCCAACGGATTAAGCAGATAA
- a CDS encoding carbon starvation CstA family protein, whose amino-acid sequence MVMNGIYLVIASACILILAYRFYGAFIAAKVLTLDQYRPTPAMVHNDGHDYVPTNKWVTFGHHFAAIAGAGPLVGPVIAAQFGYLPGALWILIGSVVAGAVHDMVILFASVRYDGKSIADIAREEISKWAGFGAMLATLFLLIITLAGMAVVVANALHNSPWGFFSVFATIPIAIFIGIYLKWLRPGKIQEATVIGVALIFAAIIYGPNVAASEYAHWFTYDLQTIEIMLAIYGFFAAALPVWLLLAPRDYLSTYLKIGTIGALALGIIIVMPEIQMPAITPYIYGGGPVLKGSVFPYIFITIACGALSGFHTVIATGTTPKMLTNEREILPIGYGAMLTEAFIAMMALIAATALHPDDYFAINSTVESFKALGLQVHELPKLSAMVGEDLMHRPGGAVSLAVGMAHIFSKLPNMDHLMGYWYHFCIMFEALFIMTLIDAGTRVGRYLLQELLGHFYYKFNDQHWAPGVYGCAALICVLWGYLVLQGNIGIIWPLFGVSNQLLGTMTLAVGTTVIMRLGHKRYAWVTGIPCVLMAVVAITADFENVFNSYIPAGKWILVAFSAAMFLMILIVLVEAVRSWIRLSGIPQDYRTQAEVEAESLLKYGKEAKI is encoded by the coding sequence ATGGTTATGAACGGTATTTACTTAGTTATAGCCTCCGCGTGTATTCTAATTTTAGCGTACCGCTTTTATGGGGCTTTCATAGCGGCGAAGGTGCTCACCTTGGACCAGTATCGTCCGACGCCGGCTATGGTTCACAACGATGGTCATGATTATGTACCGACCAATAAATGGGTTACATTCGGTCATCACTTCGCGGCTATCGCCGGTGCAGGTCCTCTCGTAGGCCCTGTTATCGCGGCTCAGTTCGGCTATTTACCGGGCGCTTTGTGGATCCTTATCGGTTCCGTCGTGGCCGGTGCCGTACACGACATGGTTATTCTCTTCGCATCCGTCCGTTACGACGGCAAGTCCATTGCGGATATTGCACGCGAGGAGATCAGCAAATGGGCCGGCTTCGGTGCCATGCTTGCCACATTGTTCCTGTTGATTATCACCCTTGCAGGGATGGCTGTAGTTGTGGCGAACGCGTTGCACAATTCTCCTTGGGGCTTCTTCTCCGTATTCGCCACGATTCCGATTGCCATCTTTATCGGCATTTATTTGAAATGGTTGCGTCCCGGTAAAATTCAGGAAGCTACCGTTATCGGTGTGGCTTTGATTTTTGCGGCTATTATTTACGGTCCGAATGTGGCTGCCAGCGAATATGCGCATTGGTTTACGTATGACTTACAGACCATTGAAATCATGCTTGCTATTTACGGTTTCTTTGCAGCCGCACTTCCTGTATGGCTCTTGTTAGCACCTCGTGATTATTTATCTACGTATCTTAAAATCGGTACTATCGGTGCATTGGCACTCGGTATAATTATCGTAATGCCTGAAATTCAGATGCCGGCCATCACTCCTTATATCTATGGCGGCGGCCCTGTATTGAAAGGTTCCGTATTCCCTTATATTTTCATTACTATCGCCTGCGGCGCGTTATCCGGTTTCCATACTGTTATCGCTACCGGTACGACACCTAAGATGCTTACTAATGAACGGGAAATTTTGCCTATCGGTTACGGTGCCATGTTGACGGAAGCGTTCATCGCCATGATGGCTTTGATCGCGGCGACTGCATTGCATCCTGATGATTATTTCGCAATTAACTCCACTGTAGAATCCTTTAAGGCGTTAGGCCTTCAGGTTCATGAACTGCCTAAATTGTCCGCAATGGTCGGCGAAGACTTGATGCATCGTCCCGGCGGTGCCGTATCCCTTGCTGTAGGGATGGCTCACATCTTCTCCAAATTACCTAACATGGATCATTTGATGGGCTATTGGTATCATTTCTGTATCATGTTTGAAGCTTTGTTCATCATGACATTGATCGATGCCGGTACACGTGTAGGTCGTTATTTACTTCAGGAACTGCTCGGTCATTTCTACTATAAATTCAACGATCAGCATTGGGCTCCCGGCGTGTACGGATGTGCCGCTTTGATTTGTGTATTATGGGGTTACCTCGTATTGCAGGGCAACATCGGTATCATCTGGCCTCTATTCGGTGTATCCAACCAATTGCTGGGCACCATGACATTGGCCGTAGGGACTACCGTTATCATGCGTCTCGGTCACAAACGGTATGCATGGGTAACAGGTATTCCGTGTGTGTTGATGGCTGTCGTTGCCATTACTGCCGATTTTGAAAACGTATTCAACAGTTATATTCCTGCGGGTAAATGGATTCTTGTAGCCTTCAGTGCGGCTATGTTCCTCATGATCCTTATTGTACTGGTCGAGGCTGTCCGCAGCTGGATCCGCTTGTCCGGTATTCCTCAGGACTATCGTACGCAGGCCGAGGTTGAAGCTGAAAGCCTTCTGAAATACGGTAAAGAAGCTAAAATCTGA
- a CDS encoding P-II family nitrogen regulator translates to MKRMKKVDIIARAEQLEELKGALNRIGVQGMTVSQVFGCGLQKGHTEVYRGRQYDVNLIPMVKVETVVCDVPVDLVMDTARDTLQTGEVGDGKIFVYDVEDAMRIRTGTRGTKAVTDDEA, encoded by the coding sequence ATGAAACGAATGAAAAAGGTGGATATTATCGCTCGGGCCGAGCAACTGGAGGAATTGAAGGGCGCGCTGAATCGCATCGGTGTTCAGGGGATGACGGTATCTCAAGTTTTCGGTTGCGGACTTCAGAAGGGGCATACCGAGGTTTACAGGGGGCGCCAATACGATGTGAATTTGATTCCTATGGTCAAGGTGGAGACCGTTGTCTGTGATGTTCCTGTGGATCTTGTTATGGATACGGCAAGAGATACTTTGCAGACCGGCGAAGTAGGGGACGGAAAAATCTTCGTGTATGATGTGGAAGATGCTATGCGTATCAGAACGGGTACACGCGGGACAAAAGCCGTTACGGACGATGAAGCTTGA
- a CDS encoding membrane biogenesis protein AsmA: MIRYIRSCWIKYKQLYKKGIKGIALFLVIGGIVFFILAAIASRGMGVIFNEVMARQTIMRGTVTVESLSATPWGTLSFTELVWKDPEGHELLNAPSGKIRVNMWDIVTRNFKASAVREILLEDAVVVIDLDDNNRVDFAPMSPDVTKPLNEVEPRPKAPKKTTQERQEELGKRVRNFNWQGQHLDVKIELRHNQLEIFQKNRHYVMKDVNAKIDLDSHRAMRIDLETGKFGGTAIGDGLVMKGRIDLKDVLKYRMPQLDLQLDIKGMDPSSLGFGDNIHDAMTLLTKVSGDLNRPFAKGRVTMPVLRIPALTFETVVGDVTYQDGILNFENVSANVYGGKLQAQGVYNLDTRAYTITGVASDLDSSAALKTPEFVVPVSANLNFKSEGRPRDMEVWGNFWSGEGHYVLIPIKSITGNFHNKGRHLSFSDVKVNTNVTTISTDALRIDNGELTLGPLNITSHGGSNFFIYDEDEIDKMDANMDRIKSGMGQAGENMKRTSESAKDLDKSGLTPPPDMKESVKDLKRGIDSAKDSLNAMSKGLKQ; the protein is encoded by the coding sequence ATGATACGTTACATTCGCTCCTGTTGGATAAAATATAAACAATTGTATAAGAAAGGAATAAAGGGGATTGCTTTATTTCTTGTCATCGGCGGGATCGTATTTTTTATCCTTGCCGCAATTGCCAGTCGTGGCATGGGCGTTATTTTCAACGAGGTCATGGCCCGTCAGACCATCATGCGAGGTACGGTTACCGTTGAAAGCTTATCCGCCACGCCGTGGGGAACGTTGTCCTTTACAGAGCTCGTCTGGAAGGATCCGGAAGGGCATGAACTGCTCAATGCACCGAGCGGTAAGATTCGCGTTAATATGTGGGATATCGTAACTCGAAATTTTAAGGCCTCCGCGGTGCGTGAAATCCTGTTGGAGGATGCGGTGGTCGTCATCGATCTGGATGACAATAACCGCGTGGATTTTGCGCCTATGTCGCCGGATGTTACAAAACCTCTCAATGAGGTGGAACCGCGACCGAAAGCGCCGAAGAAAACGACGCAGGAACGGCAGGAGGAATTGGGTAAACGTGTCCGCAATTTTAATTGGCAGGGACAACATCTGGATGTGAAAATTGAGCTGCGCCATAATCAGCTGGAAATCTTTCAGAAAAACAGGCATTATGTGATGAAGGATGTAAATGCGAAAATCGACCTCGATAGCCATCGAGCTATGCGCATCGATTTGGAGACCGGTAAATTCGGCGGGACCGCTATCGGTGACGGTCTTGTGATGAAGGGGCGCATCGATTTGAAAGATGTGTTGAAATATCGTATGCCGCAACTGGATTTACAATTAGATATTAAAGGGATGGATCCGTCGTCGCTCGGTTTCGGCGATAATATTCATGATGCGATGACCCTGCTTACAAAGGTGTCCGGTGATTTAAATCGTCCTTTTGCAAAGGGGCGTGTTACGATGCCGGTGTTGCGTATTCCTGCACTTACCTTTGAAACGGTTGTAGGGGATGTGACCTATCAGGACGGTATTTTAAATTTTGAAAATGTCAGCGCCAATGTGTATGGCGGTAAATTACAGGCTCAAGGCGTATACAATTTGGATACGCGGGCCTATACCATCACAGGGGTCGCATCGGATCTTGACAGCAGTGCGGCACTGAAAACGCCGGAATTTGTCGTTCCCGTATCGGCGAATTTGAATTTTAAAAGTGAAGGCAGGCCGCGAGATATGGAGGTGTGGGGGAATTTCTGGTCCGGCGAGGGCCATTATGTATTGATACCGATTAAGAGCATTACGGGAAACTTTCACAATAAGGGGCGTCATTTATCCTTTAGTGATGTGAAGGTTAACACGAATGTCACCACAATTTCGACGGATGCCCTGCGTATCGATAATGGGGAGCTCACACTGGGGCCATTGAATATCACCTCTCATGGGGGCAGTAATTTCTTTATTTATGATGAAGATGAAATCGATAAGATGGATGCCAATATGGACCGGATTAAGAGCGGCATGGGGCAAGCCGGCGAAAATATGAAGCGCACCTCCGAATCTGCAAAGGATCTTGATAAATCGGGCCTCACACCGCCGCCGGACATGAAGGAATCCGTGAAGGACTTGAAACGGGGGATAGATTCGGCAAAGGACAGTTTAAATGCCATGTCTAAAGGGCTTAAGCAATAA